The following coding sequences lie in one Saimiri boliviensis isolate mSaiBol1 chromosome 6, mSaiBol1.pri, whole genome shotgun sequence genomic window:
- the UBTFL1 gene encoding upstream-binding factor 1-like protein 1: MALPRSHGHWSNEEILRLLETMETNLPYDQNSKFSTTESHLDWGKVAFENFSGEMCRLKWLEIACNLGKSGTLKELVLEARKCVTNKNKSQKYGKHPDFPKRPLTAYNHFIKENWPQYSQMYPGMKNQELMKILSKKYKELPEQVKEKYIQDFQKEKQEFEEKISRFRGEHPNLVQKARKSEVFKRIQNKGQKKVQENAEEVKSLPKTDQFFKTVKFHGEPKKPPMNGYHKFHQDSWSSKELQHLSPRERMVEIGRCWQRIPQSQKDHFKSQAEELQKEYKVKLDLWLKTLSPKEYAAYKESTYAKGKNMAMRGGPDPRFRQTDPKSPLAKDLQEGFGEGQWLQAPGTDSSQTTCANYPVSMEPEAKRKKVGEEEEINNPSDCSSEEEIDVD; the protein is encoded by the coding sequence ATGGCATTGCCTAGAAGCCATGGCCACTGGTCCAACGAAGAGATCTTGAGGTTGCTGGAAACCATGGAAACGAATCTCCCATACGACCAGAACAGCAAGTTCAGCACAACTGAGTCACACCTGGACTGGGGAAAAGTAGCTTTTGAAAACTTTTCTGGTGAAATGTGCAGACTCAAATGGTTAGAGATTGCTTGCAACTTGGGGAAATCTGGCACTTTGAAAGAATTAGTTCTGGAAGCCAGGAAATGtgttacaaacaaaaacaaaagccaaaaatacgGGAAACATCCAGACTTTCCAAAGAGGCCCCTTACTGCTTATAACCACTTCATCAAGGAGAACTGGCCACAGTATTCCCAAATGTACCCGGGGATGAAAAACCAGGAACTGATGAAAATCCTGTCAAAGAAGTACAAGGAGCTGCCAGAGCAGGTGAAAGAGAAATATATTCAGGATTTCCAGAAGGAAAAGCAAGAATTTGAGGAAAAAATTTCTCGATTCAGGGGAGAACACCCCAATTTAGTACAGAAGGCCAGGAAATCTGAAGTCTTCAAGAGGATTCAAAACAAAGGGCAAAAGAAGGTTCAGGAAAATGCGGAAGAAGTGAAGTCTCTTCCAAAAACGGATCAATTTTTCAAGACGGTAAAATTTCATGGAGAGCCTAAGAAACCCCCCATGAATGGGTATCACAAGTTTCACCAAGATTCCTGGTCAAGTAAAGAGCTGCAACATTTGTCCCCGAGGGAGCGCATGGTAGAGATTGGCAGATGCTGGCAGCGCATCCCGCAGAGCCAGAAGGATCATTTTAAGAGCCAGGCTGAGGAGCTGCAGAAGGAATACAAGGTGAAACTGGATCTCTGGCTCAAGACTTTGTCACCTAAAGAGTACGCTGCATACAAAGAATCAACCTATGCTAAGGGTAAGAATATGGCCATGAGAGGAGGCCCGGATCCCAGGTTTAGACAAACAGATCCGAAGTCCCCTTTAGCAAAGGATCTGCAAGAAGGGTTTGGTGAGGGGCAGTGGCTCCAGGCTCCAGGGACAGATTCATCACAGACTACTTGTGCAAATTATCCCGTCTCCATGGAACCAGAAGCGAAGAGAAAGAAAgttggagaagaggaagaaatcaaTAACCCTTCAGACTGCAGCAGTGAAGAAGAAATAGACGTCGATTGA